Proteins co-encoded in one Tachysurus fulvidraco isolate hzauxx_2018 chromosome 17, HZAU_PFXX_2.0, whole genome shotgun sequence genomic window:
- the slu7 gene encoding pre-mRNA-splicing factor SLU7, which produces MPQEAETSAVQEGVIDLEEPKKMTREDWRKKKELEEQRKLGNAPAEVDEEGKDINPHIPQYISSVPWYIDPSKRPTLKHQRPQEEKQLEFSSIGEWYKRGVQEQSVSTKYRKGACENCGALTHKKKDCLERPRKVGAKFSGMGFAPDEHQQIQLSMDYDGKRDRWNGYDPEEHMRIVEEYAKVDLAKRTLKAQRLQEELATGKLDHGEREHNSEDEDEDKYADDIDMPGQNFDSKRRITVRNLRIREDTAKYLRNLDPNSAYYDPKTRAMRENPYSNTGKNPEEVGYAGDNFARYTGDTISMAQTQLFAWEAYEKGTEVHLQADPTKLELLHQSFRVKKKDFKDQQKESILDKYGGEEHLDAPPQELLLAQTEDYVEYSRHGAVIKGQEKAIARSKYEEDVLINNHSCIWGSYWKDGSWGFKCCHSLVKQSYCTGDAGKKNANTSCVPFEEGVEEEHEEAPKTLLEMHQEKMKDKKKKKKKHKKKNEDSSDEEDEAKKKEKLKKALSAEEQRLKQVAEMMQLDERKRPYNSLKEVREPTEEEMEAFRMKRPRPDDPMASFLNQ; this is translated from the exons ATGCCACAAGAAGCTGAGACTAGCGCGGTTCAGGAAGGGGTCATAGACCTCGAAGAACCCAAAAAAATGACCCGAGAAGactggaggaagaagaaggagctGGAGGAACAGAGAAAGCTGGGAAATGCTCCTGCTGAGGTCGATGAGGAGGGAAA gGACATCAATCCCCACATTCCCCAGTATATTTCCTCTGTGCCGTGGTACATCGACCCTTCAAAAAGACCCACACTCAAGCACCAGAGACCTCAGGAGGAGAAACAGCTGGAGTTTTCATCTATAGGAGAGTGGTATAAGAGAGGCGTACAGGAG CAATCCGTCAGCACAAAGTACAGGAAAGGGGCGTGTGAGAACTGTGGGGCCTTGACACACAAGAAGAAGGACTGTCTTGAG cggcCCAGAAAGGTCGGAGCGAAGTTCTCAGGTATGGGCTTTGCCCCGGATGAGCACCAACAGATACAGCTCAGTATGGATTATGATGGGAAGCGAGACCGCTGGAACGGCTACGACCCAGAGGAACACATGCGCATTGTGGAGGAGTACGCCAAAGTCGACCTG GCAAAGCGCACTCTAAAAGCCCAGAGGTTACAGGAGGAGCTGGCTACCGGGAAACTGGACCACGGA GAGCGAGAGCACAACAGCGAAGACGAGGACGAGGACAAATACGCAGACGATATCGACATGCCCGGGCAGAACTTCGACTCAAAGAGACGCATCACAGTGAGGAACCTGAGGATCAGAGAGGACACTGCTAAG taCCTGAGAAACCTGGACCCGAACTCTGCTTACTACGACCCGAAGACGCGAGCCATGAGGGAAAACCCGTACTCCAACACCGGCAAGAATCCAGAAGA GGTGGGATACGCCGGAGACAACTTCGCACGTTACACCGGAGATACGATCAGCATGGCACAGACGCAGC TCTTTGCGTGGGAGGCGTACGAGAAGGGAACAGAGGTCCACCTGCAGGCAGACCCGACCAAGCTGGAGCTGCTCCATCAGTCCTTCAGAGTCAAAAAGAAAGACTTCAAAGATCAACAGAAAGAGAGCATCCTGGATAAG TACGGAGGTGAGGAACATCTCGACGCTCCTCCACAAGAGCTGCTGCTCGCTCAGACCGAGGATTACGTGGAGTACTCTCGACACGGAGCGGTTATCAAAGGCCAGGAGAAAGCCATCGCACGCTCTAAATACGAAGAGGACGTCCTTATCAATAACCACAGC TGTATCTGGGGCTCGTATTGGAAAGACGGCAGCTGGGGTTTTAAGTGCTGCCACTCGCTGGTCAAACAGAGCTACTGCACCGGAGACGCCGGCAAGAAAAACGCA AACACGTCATGCGTCCCGTTCGAAGAAGGGGTCGAAGAGGAACACGAGGAGGCGCCAAAGACTCTTTTAGAG ATGCACCAAGAAAAAATGAAggacaagaagaaaaagaagaagaagcacaaGAAGAAAAACGAAGACAGCAGCGACGAGGAAGACGAAgccaaaaagaaagagaagctgAAAAAG GCGCTGAGCGCAGAGGAGCAGCGACTGAAGCAGGTGGCTGAGATGATGCAGCTGGATGAAAGGAAGAGACCGTACAACAGCCTGAAGGAGGTCCGCGAACCCAcagaggaggagatggaggcCTTCCGAATGAAGCGTCCCAGACCCGACGACCCCATGGCGTCCTTCCTTAATCAGTGA
- the c1qtnf2 gene encoding complement C1q tumor necrosis factor-related protein 2 yields the protein MGPDVARERDLRHGCVVHPLWLATCLLSFSLVLTVKSSVKKEHNFTIHSSQLVCSLPGPPGAPGSPGPAGPSGGAGRMGSPGSDGQDGKDGDKGDNGEKGEPGRTGNPGKPGLKGRQGVVGRAGPRGLKGVQGAPGVRGPSGLKGEMGDLGKAGLPGGCECGTPARSAFSVAISKSYPKERTPIRFDRILMNEGGHYNTSSGKFTCAVPGVYYFSYDITLANKHLAIGLVHNGQYKIKTFDANTGNHDIASGSTVLRLQERDQVWLQIFYAEQNGLFFDPFWTDSLFTGFLIYADQIPQRNITSASSGSS from the exons ATGGGGCCTGACGTCGCACGTGAGCGAGACCTGCG TCACGGCTGCGTGGTGCATCCGCTCTGGCTGGCAACTTGCctgctctctttctccctcgTCCTCACTGTGAAATCTTCTGTGAAGAAAGAACACAACTTCACCATTCACTCGTCTCAGCTTGTATGCAGTTTACCCGGGCCTCCAGGAGCACCAGGCAGTCCGGGGCCTGCGGGGCCCAGCGGGGGGGCAGGACGGATGGGTTCACCAGGATCTGACGGACAGGACGGGAAGGACGGGGACAAGGGGGATAATGGCGAGAAAG GGGAACCAGGTCGCACAGGGAATCCTGGCAAACCAGGACTGAAGGGTCGCCAAGGAGTTGTAGGGAGGGCGGGTCCGAGAGGTCTGAAGGGGGTACAGGGGGCACCCGGTGTGCGTGGCCCCAGCGGGCTGAAGGGTGAAATGGGAGATCTGGGTAAAGCTGGCCTCCCTGGTGGATGTGAGTGCGGGACTCCGGCACGCTCAGCCTTCTCCGTCGCAATTAGCAAGAGTTATCCAAAAGAGCGCACACCCATCCGCTTCGATCGCATCTTGATGAACGAAGGTGGACATTACAACACCAGCAGCGGCAAGTTCACCTGTGCTGTCCCGGGTGTGTACTACTTCAGCTACGACATCACGCTGGCTAACAAGCACCTGGCGATCGGGCTCGTCCACAACGGCCAGTACAAGATCAAGACGTTCGACGCAAACACTGGGAACCATGACATAGCTTCAGGCTCCACTGTACTCCGGCTCCAGGAAAGAGACCAAGTGTGGCTTCAGATCTTCTACGCCGAGCAGAATGGCTTGTTCTTCGATCCGTTCTGGACCGACAGCCTGTTCACGGGATTCCTTATCTATGCAGACCAGATTCCTCAGAGGAACATCACGTCTGCTAGCTCTGGGTCTTCCTGA